The region ACAGGTCTTTCAGCGCCTGCGCATTGACGCCTTTTTGGGCGAGCAGCTACTGCCCTTACTTACTCCCCTCATGGGGCAAGTCTACCTTTTTGCGGCCCTGCTCATGCTGCTTACCATGCTGCTGCGCTTTGTCATGGTTTCTATAAATGCTCTTTTGGCACTGCTGATGCTTATACTGCTGCCGGCAGCGCAAGCGGCGGGCATGAGCGCCTGGGCGCTCGGCATGATTATTCACTTGGCGGCGCATGCGGTCTTTGTTATGCTCTACCAAAACATCGTCTATGCCGTGGGCTACGAGGCGGCAGAGGGCAAGGCCATAACCGAGGCCGATGGCGCGCTGTTTTCGCTCGTCTTTGCGGGCATTTCTTTTGTGTCGGTACTGCTCTTTTTGCCCTACTGGCGTTACCTCGGCCTGCTGTAGCCCGCCTTTAATAGTTTACAAATAGGGCGCCCTCTGGGCGCTCTTTTCTTGCATCTTGGGCTTTCTGTGTTAAAATGTACTTGTATACAAAACAGTGCACAAGGGGAGTCGGCAGTATGGGCTATATCAGAATTGGCGACAAACTAGTCAGCCGCGAGAAAATTATGCGCATGGTCGACAAGGTGCTAGAGCGTCGCGCCTCTGGCCTGTCGCAGCAAGAGGTGGCGGGCGACTTAGGGCTTGACCGCAGCTTTATTTCGCGCTTAGAGACTTTGGGCGAGCTACGCAAGGGCGGCAAAATTTCGCTCATTGGCTTTCCGGTGGGCAACAAAGACGAGCTCACCCTAGTGGCGGAGGAGTATGGCGTAGACCATGTCTACTTGCTGACCGAGGCCGAGCGCTGGGCGCTTATTCGCGAGCGCAGCGGGGCGGAGCTACTGAACGAAATAATGGGGCTCCTTGGGGCACTGCGCGCCTTTGACACGGTTATTTTAATCGGTTCAGATATGCGCATAAAGCTGGCGGAGGCGCTGGTAGACAAACAGATTATACCGATATACATTGGCGCCTCGCCCATCCGTGAAGACAAGTATGTAGACCCGAGCGAGCTACGCGCGGTGCTTGCGGGGCTGCGCTACTAGGGGGTAAGGCTATGAAGACAATTATTAGCGTGAGTCTAGGTTCAAGCAAGCGCGACCACCGCGTCGA is a window of Bacillota bacterium DNA encoding:
- a CDS encoding transcriptional regulator, coding for MGYIRIGDKLVSREKIMRMVDKVLERRASGLSQQEVAGDLGLDRSFISRLETLGELRKGGKISLIGFPVGNKDELTLVAEEYGVDHVYLLTEAERWALIRERSGAELLNEIMGLLGALRAFDTVILIGSDMRIKLAEALVDKQIIPIYIGASPIREDKYVDPSELRAVLAGLRY